GACTAAATCTGTGCAGTTTTCCGAGTATTTCGTTCATTTTCTCATCAATCCTTTGATTGACGGGAGGAAAGAACCCCCCCTGAGTCCCCCCCTTACTAAGGGGGGGAGGCAAGAATCCTTCCTCAGTCTCCTGGTGGAGTCTTAGCCCCCCCTTAGCAAGGGGGGGTTGGGGGGGTATGTGCGGGTGGGGGAAAACTGCTAATTTGCTAACTTGTTGGCGCAAGGCGTCGATTTGTGAGTCGGTGACATCGGGCGATCGTAGTGTACCGAGAATTACATCGTGGCGCAGGCTCAAGTATTTCAATAAATTAAACGTCCTTACCTGAGTTCCGCCGCGGCTTGGCGGATAGGGAAAAGTCGAGGAAAGCATCAAAATCTGCATGGGATGTTCGATCGACAAAAAAGTTGCCGCAGTCGCGATAAAATTGACGAATAAAACAGTTTTAACAATCATCTCACTATGGACGAGTTATCGGTGAAGGCGCTGCTCGAAGATTTGAAAAATTCTGACGAAAGCGTGCGCGATCGGGCGACTACAGAACTTTGGCGCACTTGGTTTAACCAGAAAGGAGAGTACGGGATGCAAGTTTTGAGGCGATCGCAAGTTTCGCTAGATGCAGGCGATGTTCGCCACGCTTTGGATTTGCTGACGAAACTGATTGCGGAAATGCCAGATTTTGCTGAAGCTTGGAATCGGCGCGCCGTGCTTCACTACACCCAAGGAAATTATAAAAAGTCGCTCCACGACTGCGAAGCTGTCCTGAAACTGAATCCGGTTCACTTTGGGGCGCTGCACGGTCTGGGCTTGTGCTATGCTGCCATGGGAGAATACAGAAATGCGATCAAAGCTTTTCGCCACGCTTTGGAAATTCAACCCTTTGCTTTGGTTAATCAAAAGTTAATTCTAGAATGTACGGCTCGTTTGAGTTGACAGTTGACAGTTGACAGTTGACAGTTGACAGTTGAAAGTTGACAGTTGACAGTTGACAGCTTGTCCCGATCTCTGGTTGAGAGGTTGATAGTTGACCGAAGGGAGAAGGGAGTCGAAAGACTTTAATTTTTAGGATTCTCAAATTAAAAATCTCAAATCTAAAATCTAAAATCTAAAATTTAAAATGGTTTCAGTGTGTGCCGAAAATTAGCGTTTGCATTCCTACTTGCAATCGAGTGCATTTGCTGGCTAGTGCGATCGCCAGCGTGCTAGATCAAACTTATACAGATTTTGAATTAATTGTCTGCGATGACGGTTCGACGGACAGCACTGCGCTGTTGATGTCGGAATTTGTAGCTGGCGATCGCCCGATTCGCTACATTCGACACCCGCAGCATATTGGCAAGAGTAATAATATGCGATCGGGTTTTGCAGCGGCAAGGGGTGAATATTTTATTAAATTTGACGATGACGATCGCCTCAGCGCGCAATTTCTAGAGCGGACATCCGCTATTTTGGATAAAGACGCCAGTATTGATTTTGTCAGTACCGACCACTGGGTGATTGATCTTAAGAATAATATTGACGAAAACCAGACCAAACTCAATTCGCAGCGCTGGGGGCGCACCGAGTTGTCGGCGGGAATTATTGAAGATTTACTTGCTACAGTTTTCGTGAGACAAAGTTTGCAAATAGGTGCAACTTTGTTTCGGCGCAGCGCGCTAGAAGACGTAGGATTTTTGCGGCCGAATTGGCAAAATTGCGAAGATAACGATTTGTTCGTGAGACTTGCAATTGCGGGCCAAAAGTGCTATTACTTGCCCGAGCTGTTAATGGAGTATCGATTGCACGCTCAACAGCAAGGAGTCGATCGGGCAATTCCGTATTTGAGCGATAAATTGCGCTATTTGACCAGCTACGAATTTGATTCCCTGAAGTTGGAAACAGTCAGGCTCCAGAGAATGGGAGAAACTCAATTAGCGCTGGGTTTGCGACTGATTGAGGTGGGCGAAACTGCAAAAGGGCGGCGGATGGTGCGAGCTGGAAAGTCGGTTTCTGAGGCTAAAATGTGGGCGGGTTTGGGATTGTCGCTGCTGCCGCTGAAGTGGCGGAGGAGAGCTTTTGAGGTTGTACGAGAGTTGTTGAAAGTATAGGATTTTGAGAAAAAACCAAGTTGAGACGGCGGTTGAAACGGCGGTTGAAACGGCGGTTTAAATGGCGGAAACGGCGGTTGAAACCAAGTTTAAACCAAGTTGAGACGGCGGTTGAGACGGCGGTTGAAACGGCGGTTAAAACCGCGTCTATACAGACAAAACCTGCCTCCGCAGGTTGAAGAGTGGGCGGTTGAAATTACGTTATTTTCTTCAGTCTGCGGAGGTGGTCGCTGAGCTTGTCGAAGTGCAGACTTCGTTTGTGTAGACGCGGTTTCAACCGCCGAGTCTTGTTGACTTACATTATACGAATGCGTCTTTCACAATACTCCTGACTCTAATTGGTCTAAATAGATAAATTCCGGAGCTTTAACTCCCGCTTCCTCTCTAATTTTAACCAGTGCAGGCGACTCAAAAAATGCCCTAGCATCTGCTGAAACGGCGGAAACGGCGGTTGAAACCGAGTCGAAACGGCGGAAACGGCGGTTAAAACCAAGTTGAAACGGCGGTTGAGACGGCGGTTGAAACGGCGGTTGAAACCGCGTCTACACAGACACTCACGTGACGGGAGCAGGTTGAAGAGTGGGCGGTTGAAATTACGTTATTTTCTTCAGTCTGCGGAGGTGGTCGCTGAGCTTGTCGAAGTGCAGACTTCGTTTGTGTAGACGCGGTTTCAACCGCCGAGTCTTCTTCCTTTGTGTAGACGCGGTTTCAACCGCCGAGTCTTCTTCGTTTGTGTAGACGCGGTTTCAACCGCCGAGTCTTGTTGACTTACATTATACGAATGCGTCTTTCACAATACTCCTGACTCTAATTGGTCTAAATAGATAAATTCCGGAGCTTTAACTCCCGCTTCCTCTCTAATTTTAACCAGTGCAGGCGACTCAAAAAATGCCCTAGCATCTGCTGAAACGGCGGAAACGGCGGTTTAAACCAAGTTGAGACGGCGGTTTAAACCAAGTTTAAACCAAGTTGAGACGGCGGTTGAGACGGCGGTTAAAACGGCGGTTTCAACCGCGTCTACACAGACAAAACCTGCCTCCGCAGGTTGAAGAGTGGGCGCTTGAAATTACGTTATCTTCTTCAGTCTGCGGAGGTGGTCGCTGAGCTTGTCGAAGTGCAGACTTCGTTTGTGTAGACGCGGTTTCAACCGCCGAGTCTTATTCGTTTGTGTAGACGCGGTTTCAACCGCCGAGTCTTCTTCCTTTGTGTAGACGCGGTTTCAACCGCCGAGTCTTGTTGACTTACATTATACGAATGCGTCTTTCACAATACTCCTGACTCTAATTGGTCTAAATAGATAAATTCCGGAGCTTTTACTCCCGCTTCCTCTCTAATTTTAACCAGTGCAGGCGACTCAAAAAATGCCCTAGCATCTGCTGTCGATGTCCAGGCGGAGAAATGAACAATTTTGTTGGGTTCATTGTCGTACTTCAAAACCTGATAGGAGCGCTCGCCAGCTTCTTTTCGGATGCTTGCAGCATTATCAAATACCTTTTTCCAAGCTGGATAATTTTCTACTTCATGAATAATTAAGACATACTGCATAGCTATAAAACCTATTATCCTATCAATACACTTGATCGTGATTACCAATATCTACAAACACAGCTTTGCCATCTTTCGTAAAGTAGAATAGCACCCTTTCGTCATAATCTACGGTAAAACTCCAAAAATCATTAAGCTTGCCCGACAGTTTGTGAGTTTTCAGAGTGGGATCAAATGGCTCGATCGTGAACAACTCCAATTTCTGCCAAAACCTAGCTTCTAAATCTATATTGCCTTGAATGCGCTTTTTGAAAGCACGTTTAAATGAAGAACTGAAACTGACTTCCATCACTACTCCTCTATCAGTTGTCTCAGTTCATTAATGTTGGCAGAAAATTTCAGCGAACCTTTTTTTTCTTCGACTTGCGCCGACTTAAAATTCTCAGATATCTCCTCACGGCGTTCTTCACGGAGATATTGCTTCAACAACAGTTGAATTTCCTGCTTTTCCTCAGCAGACATAATTTTGATTGCCTCAACTACATCACTGAAAGTCATAGTCTAAAAATCCCGATCGCGTTTATTCGATTAATTTAACATGAAAAAAGTTGAGACGGCGGTTGAAACCGCGTCTACACAGACAAAACCTGCCTCCGCAGGTTGAAGAGTGGGTGGTTAATATAAGGTTATTTTCGACCGTCGGCGGAGGCCGACTTCGTTTGTGTAGACGCGGTTTCAACCGCCGAGTCTTCGTTTATTTCATGAATAATTAAGACATATGGCATAGCCATAAAACTTATTTTCCTTTAAGTTTAAACATTCACTGTTGAGTGACTTCGTTGAGTGATTCATGAATGACTTCATCACTCACACCGTGACGCTTCAAACTGGCAATCAATGCAGAAACTGTATCACCTTCTAGACGTTCCAGATCCGATCGCAGTCCTTGTCCAATATAAGCACGTAGCAATGGCTGATCACCCGAAAAACCCAGCAATGGTGGTACTCGTTTCAAATCTTCGATCACATCTTCGGGCATCCGAATGGTGATACTTGTCATGGGACGATTTCTATCTTGCCGCTTTTTCAATGCCTCAATTTTCATAACCATTGAGTACGAAATACACATCCATAACTTCTAGTTTAACCAATATGTATTTACATTGTCAATACGTTATGGATTGAATCGATTTAAAGAATGCACAAATTTTTTGTCCCTAAATCGCGATCGCCCTCTCCGGCTGAAATCGATCGCCTTTCCACTAAAGTAGTAAACAGTACCCAATCTAAGTTTTGCTAAAGATCGTGTCTATATTTGCTGAAATGCCGACTGTGTGGTTGCAGATTTCCCTCGTGGGAGCCTGGTTGGGCGTGATTTTATTGGTAGCTGAGGGGTTAAATCGCTTTACGGCTGTCGGTGCGGAGGTATCGCGGAAGGTGGTTCACATCGGTACTGGTAACGTGATTTTGCTAGCTTGGTGGCTGGAAATACCCGGCTGGGTGGGGATTGCGGCGGGTTTTTTGGCTGGTGCGATCGCCCTAATTTCCTACCAAGTGCCGATTTTGCCGAGTCTTAACAGTATCAACCGCAAAAGTTTGGGGACTTTTTTCTATGCTGTTACTATCAGCGTTCTCGTCGCTTGGTTTTGGCCGCTACAACATCAAGAATACGCTGCTTTGGGAATTTTAGTGATGACTTGGGGTGACGGATTGGCTGCTGTTATCGGGCAGAAATACGGCAAACATATCTATCAAGTTTGGGGAATACAGAAGAGTTGGGAAGGTTCTGCAACTATGTATTTGGTGAGTTTTGCTGTTAGCAGCCTGATTTTTATGGGAGTTCAAGGCAATATTTGGCAAACTTGGGCGGTGTCGGCGGTTGTAGCTTTCGTTGCTGCTACTTTGGAGTCGGTGTCTAAGTTGGGGATTGATAATTTGACTGTGCCGATCGCCAGCGCGGCGATCGCCTTTTTCCTCAATCAATTTTGGCTAATTGGTTCGTAGTAGGACGGAGATTCCCGATCGCAGTTTGAACACACCTAATTTTCATAGCAATAAGGTGCGCTTCGGCGCACCTTATGTATACCTATTAACTCAGTGAATTACTGCTCAATCTTTCGATTTATAATTTTTGGAGAGCTTACCTTCAAAAGGTTGAACTCCACTATTTGGATAGTTGTCATCGCTGGGGCTAAAAATCCGTACCGCTGCTTCCGAAACGTAACGCATCGCGTCTCCAAAAGATTTAGAAAGATTCATAACATCTGCCTCTCTTGTTTTGGTTCTGATACTTCTTAGATTACTATTAGCTTCGGTCTCTGAATTGCTTTAGCAATATTTGTTTGAATTACTTATTAGTCTGCAACATCGAAGCAAACTGAAGCTTTGATTAGGATCGCGTTTTTGGGCGATCGACCTAATTGGCTGGTCTATTTCTCCTCAATCAACGCCAGCAGTCACAACTTTCAGAAACCCGATTTTTTAAGTTTGTGCCAGGGCTGCAAGCAAATATTGTCCATAAAAAACCGCAACGCTTGAGTTTTTTGGGTTAATTGCTGAGATTGTTAAATCAACATTTTCATTGATCCTACCATAATATAAATCCCGAAATCAAGCTGAAACCCTCTATTCATAGGCATGATCCAGGATTTTTTTATGTGGAACCCGCAATCTTAATCAAATATTTACAAAAAGATATGGTATTTGTCACTATAATTAAAAAAACAAAGTTTGTCCGGGGTTTTTAGCTATGAAAACTGCGACAGAAAGCCCGCAACTAGCGGGTTGTGAAGAAATCTTAGAAGATCGGGAACTCACAGTTTCCCCAGGAGATTACAGCCTGTTGACCGATCTCTACCAGCTAACGATGGCGGCTTGTTACGCCGGGGAAGGCTTAGACGATCGCCCTGCGAGTTTTGAATTGTTCGCGCGCAGGCTACCATCCGGTTTTGGTTATGCGATCGCCATGGGTTTAGCTCAAGTTCTCGACTATCTAGAGAAATTTCGGTTCTCTGCGGGGCAAATTCAGGCCTTGCAGTCCACCGGGATTTTTGCCGGGGCCCCGGAACGATTTTGGACTCTGCTCGCTGCCGCCCGCTTTACTGGGGATGTCTGGGCGGTGCCCGAGGGAACGGCGGTATTTGCCAACGAGCCTCTATTGCGGATCGAGGCTCCTCTGTGGCAGGCTCAGTTAGTCGAAACTTATTTGTTGAATGCGATAAATTATCAAACTTTAATTGCGACGCGGGCTGCGCGGCTGCGGGATGTGGCGGGCCCGGAGGCTAAGCTGCTGGAATTTGGGACGCGCAGGGCTTTTGGGCCGCAAGCTGCTGTGTGGGCGGCGAGGGCGGCTCTGGCTGCTGGGTTCGATGGCACTTCTAATGTTTTGGCTGCTTTGAAGTTGGGGCGCCAGCCTGTGGGTACGATCGCCCATGCTTTAGTAATGGCTGTGTCGGCTCTCGAAGGCAGCGAAGACGAGGCGTTTGCAGCTTTTCACCGCTATTTTCCGGGTGCGCCGCTGCTGATCGATACTTACGATACTGTGGCGGCGGCGCGGATGTTGGCATCGCGAGTAAATAGCGGTGAAATGCCATTGCAAGGCGTGCGCCTGGATTCGGGAGATTTGGCGGCGCTGTCGAAGGAAGTGCGATCGATCCTGCCGGGGGTGCCAATTATTGCTAGCGGCGATTTGGACGATCGAGAAATTGCTAAATTAAAAAGTGCGGGCGCTTGCATTGACGGTTACGGTTTGGGGACAAAGTTAGTCAGCGGTTCGCCCGTCAACGGTGTTTATAAGTTGGTGGAAATTGACGGGATTCCGGTGATGAAGGAGGCCAGCGGCAAGGTAACATATCCAGGAAGAAAGCAAATTTTTAGAACCGTAAAAGATGGAGAAATTATCAGCGATTGTTTGGGACTGACAGGGGAAGAAAATCATAATTTTGCTTCTCGCATACCATTAATGCAATTGGTTGTCAAGGAGGGCAAGCAAGTTCAGGAGCCGGAAAGTTTGGAGGCGATCGCCAAACGAACTGCTGCTGCTGTCGCCAGTCTGCCGGCCCAAACTCGCCAACTAAATAACCCAATTTCGCCGCCCGTGGAAATTTCTACCGATTTGCAGATTCTCACTCAAAAAACTCAAAAAACTCAAAAGAGTCATTAGTCATTTGTCATTTGTCATCTTGCCCTGAGCGAAGTCGAAGGGTGGTCATTTGTCATTAGTCATTGGAAGTGTGAGCGTCCTCGCTCGCAAACCTAGTATAAACCCAGTATATATACCTGCTTCCCAGGCTACAGCCTGGGAACTCCGATCCAGAGGCTCTGCCTCGCTTGGGAAAAAGTCGGCTCTGCCGACTGATCTACATTAAAGGTTCGTAGTGCGGACTTCAGTCCGCTTGCTTGGCAGACTGATCTGCATTAAAGGTTTGTAGTGCGGACTTCAGTCCGCTTGCTTGGCTGCATTAAAGGTTCGTAGTGCGGTTAATCCCTCGGATACAATCTAACGAGTAATTACCAATTACCCATTTCCTATGCAAAAAATTGCCTTGTTTGGAACCAGCGCCGATCCACCTACTGCGGGACACAAAACAATCCTGAGTTGGCTTTCTCAACATTTTGACTGGGTGGCAGTTTGGGCCTCAGACAATCCTTTTAAGTCGCACCAGACATCCCTCGAACATCGATCGGCAATGCTGCTGTTAATCATTCAAGAAATTAATTCGCCCAGACACAATCTGTGCTTGCATCCAGAACTCAGCAGCCCGAGGACGCTAGAAACTGTGGAACAAGCAAGATTGCAGTGGCCGGATGCAGAGTTGACGATGGTAATAGGTTCCGACTTAGTGGGACAATTGCCTCGCTGGTACAAATTTGAACAGTTGTTAAAAGAAGTCGAGTTGCTGATAGTACCGCGCCCTGGTTATCCGTCAGAAAAATTAGATTTGTGGCAGTTGAGGCGCTTGGGTGCAGATGTGGCGATCGCATCTTTGAACGCTCCCAATGTTTCTTCTACCTCCTATCGCGAAACAGGAGACACAGAAGCCCTAACTCCAACCATAGAGGATTATATTAATCGGGAGCATTTGTACGCATGGCACGAGGCACAAAAAAGAGCGAAGGTTGCTCATTAGCTGACTTTAAAGTAGGAGTAGATAATGTAATTTTTTCTGTCGATACCGTGCAGAATCGCTTGTTGGTGCTGCTGGTGATGCGGCAAGACGAACCGTTTATCGATACTTGGAGTCTTCCCGGTACTTTGGTACGGCACGGAGAGTCTCTGGAAAATGCAGCTTACCGAATTTTGTCTGAGAAAATTCGGGTCAAAAATTTGTATTTGGAGCAATTGTATACTTTTGGAGAACCGGGGCGCGATCCGAGAGAATTCACCAGGGGCGATCGCTATCTTTCGGTGAGTTATTTTGCGTTGGTGCGGTTTGACGAAGCTGAGTTAATTGCTGGTAGTGTAGTGGCGGGTGTCGGCCACCGCGTCGGCGGCATTGCTTGGTATCCCGTCCAACAAGTTCCTAAGCTGGCCTTCGATCACAATCAAATTCTCGAATACGGATACCGACGACTGCGTAACAAACTTGAATACAGCCCGGTAGCTTTTGAAGTTTTGCCGGAGCTTTTTACATTGAGCGATCTGTATCAATTGTATACGACTATTTTAGGGGAAAACTTTTCTGATTATTCTAATTTTAGAGCTCGCTTGTTGAAATTGGGTTTTTTGTGCGATACCGGTGTGAAGGTTTCGCGCGGTGCGGGCCGCCCTGCTAGTTTGTACCGCTTTGATGCGGCGGCTTTTGCTCCTTTAAAAAATAAGCCACTGGTGTTTATCTAGCTGTTTCTTGGATCGCCGGGCCCCTAAACAACTAGAAGCCCACCACCCTAGCTTGGTGGAGAGCCCAAATTTTAGGCCCCCGTTCCAGCTCTGAGATTAATCAAGGTGAATAAATGTAAAATATAAAATGTAAAATCGAGGGACATTCAGGGATCAATTTAGTAATATTAGAAAATAACCTATTTAAGGAGTACCTATGATGAAAGACCCTGATGAATGTGCTAATATTCAGGAGGTTCGGGAGGAAATTGATATCATCGATCGAGAAGTTATCGATGCTTTGAGCAAAAGATTTCAATATGTCATCGCAGCAGCAAGATTCAAAACAACTGAAGCTAGCGTGAGAGCACCCGATCGCTTTCATGCCATGTTGCAACAGCGGCGCGAGTGGGCGAGTGAATCTGGTTTGAATCCTGATGTAGTTGAAAAACTCTACCGCGATTTGGTAAATCATTTTATTGATGAAGAATTGAAACATTACAAATCTGAGTAATGTTTCAAGAAGGTCAAATCTAGGAGTATACGATATTAAGTCCGCGCGGGCGGACTGTTAGCAAGATTTATGAGGTGACTGGGTAATATGAAAATTGCGATCGCACAACTCAACCCGATTATTGGTGATATCTTTGGCAACTCCAACTTAATTCTGGAGGCGGCGAAAAAAGCTGCTGTTGAGGGCGCAAATTTATTGCTAACACCGGAACTTTCCTCGATCGGCTATCCGCCGCGCGATTTGTTGATCGATCCGAGTTTCATTGCAGCCGCAGGCGCACAGTTGCAGCACCTCGCCCAAGCTTTGCCGCCGCAGTTGGCTGTCATAGTTGGTACTGCCGTACCGAATCCTCATGCTGGTAAACTAGGTGGCAAATCCTTGTTTAACAGCGCTGTTTTGTTGCAACATGGCGCCGTAAAACAAGTTTTTCACAAAAGATTGTTGCCGACGTATGATGTATTTGATGAAGACAGATATTTTGAACCTGGAGAAAGCAGCAATTACTTTACTATTGGTGAATTCAAAATCGGCGTGACAATTTGTGAAGATTTGTGGAACAATGAGGAGTTTTGGGGTAAACGGAGTTACGCGGGCGATCCGGTTGCTGATTTGGCAAAATTGGGCGTAGATTTAGTGGTGAATTTGTCGGCATCGCCTTATGCTGCGGGCAAGCGGGGAGTGCGATCGGCAATGTTGCAGCACAGCGTCATTCGCTGCGGGCTACCGATTGTTTACGCTAATCAGGTAGGCGGAAATGATGATATTATTTTTGATGGCAGCAGTTTTGCGGTGAATCGAAAGGGTGATTTGATTCAGGTATTGGCTTCTTTTAAAAGTGATTTTGCGGTGGTGGAATATGACGCAGTTAAACAAGATTTAATTGGCAGCGGCGGGAACGGGCAAGATGCCGGTTGCACAACAAATTTGAGTTTTCATCCGCCTTTAGGAGATGCAGAAATTTGGGAGGCTTTGGTTTTGGGAGTGCGAGATTATGTTCGCAAGTGCGGTTTTTCTAAGGTGGTACTCGGTTTGAGTGGCGGGATAGATTCGGCTTTGGTGGCGGCGATCGCTAGTTGCGCGATCGGGCCGGAAAACGTGCTGGGAGTGCTGATGCCTTCTCCTTACAGTTCGGATCATTCGGTTAATGATGCTTTGGAATTAGCGAAAAATCTCGGAATTGCGATCGAACTATTGCCGATCGGCGATTTGATGAAAACTTACGATCGCACTCTCGCCGATTTGTTTGTCAATACCACTTTCGGGATTGCCGAAGAAAATATCCAATCGCGGATTCGCGGCAATCTGTTGATGGCAATTTCTAACAAGTTCGGACATTTGCTGCTTTCCACTGGCAATAAATCGGAAATGTCGGTGGGGTACTGCACTCTCTACGGCGATATGAATGGCGGATTGGCGGTGATTTCCGACGTGCCAAAAACTCGCGTTTATTCGCTTTGTCGGTGGCTGAATGCTGGCGGATATGTAGGGGATGTTCCGTTGTCCTCAGAGCGTGAAGTTATTCCGGTTAATATTATTGATAAAGCGCCGAGTGCCGAACTAAAACCGGGGCAAGTTGACCAAGATTCTTTGCCTGCTTACGACGTTTTGGATGACATCTTGCAGCGGTTGATCGAACATCACGAATCTGTCGCAGAAACGATCGCGGCGGGACACGACGAAGCAGTGGTTAAACGTGTAGTAAAATTAGTCAGGCAAGCTGAGTTTAAACGGCGACAAGCAGCCCCGGGTTTGAAAATTAGCGATCGAGCTTTTGGTACCGGCTGGCGGATGCCGATCGCCAAATCTTCCTCTTATTAAAGACATTAAGCTGTTGTGGGATTTGCATTTAAATTTTGGGGCTGGCAGGATGCCCACCCCACAAGAGTTTTAAGAGACAGGATTCTGAAAATTAGATACACACCAGCTTATTAAATGCAAAATGGTTGACATCAGCGGTACTTTCGGCTTCGACTTTCTCCTGGGAAGCGCCAGCAGCGATACGATCAGAGGATTGGCGGGTAATGATACTATTCAAGGTTTGGCGGGAAATGACCTGATTTTTGGCGATCGCGACAATGATTTGCTCGCCGGAAATGAAGGGGCCGATACGCTGTCTGGAGGCCAGGGAAGCGATACAATCTATGGAGGAGAGGGGGACGATTGGATTAATGGCGATCGGGGTAACGATTTGCTAATCGGCGGTGAAGGCAAAGATATCTTGACAGGAGGCGCCGGCGATGATTTATTTGTGGTTGAAAGCACCAGGGCCGCATCTACTGTCGCCCAAGCCGATGTAATTACAGATTTTGGCAGCGGCAATGATAAAATTGTGTTGACAGATGGCATAAAATTTAGCGATTTGGATATCTCTGTTTCCGACAACCAAACAGTTATGAAAGATAAAAAATCTGGCAATTATTTAGGAGTTGTTTTGGGAAAACCTAATCTGACTGAATCCAACTTTATATCAATGTTTAGCGGGATAGATGCGGGTCAGATTTTGCCAGTTTCTGTTAGCACGGTTTTGGGCGCGGGGGCGATCGGATTGGAAGTAGCAAAAACTCCCCAAGAACAAGCAATCGGCTTAATGTTTCGGACAGAATTACCCGACGACAGGGGAATGTTTTTCCCGATCGCCCCCGCGCGAAACGTGCGTTTCTGGATGAGAAACGTGTTAATCGATCTTGATATGGTTTTTCTGCGGGAAGGCGTAGTGCAGGCGATAATTCCCAACGTACCGCCGTGTTTGAGCGAAACCTGCCCCAACTACGGCCCGGATGTTCCGGTAGACGGAGTGATAGAGCTCCGAGGCGGAAGGGCGGCGCAATTGGGACTCAAAGTGGGCGATCGCATTCCCAATTTACCCTAAAAGGTATATGATTCGATCGCAACATTCACCACTAGAACATCCAATGAATCCGATTGAATTAAAAATAATCCCCAATCAAACTCAA
The window above is part of the Microcoleus sp. bin38.metabat.b11b12b14.051 genome. Proteins encoded here:
- a CDS encoding nicotinate phosphoribosyltransferase, whose amino-acid sequence is MKTATESPQLAGCEEILEDRELTVSPGDYSLLTDLYQLTMAACYAGEGLDDRPASFELFARRLPSGFGYAIAMGLAQVLDYLEKFRFSAGQIQALQSTGIFAGAPERFWTLLAAARFTGDVWAVPEGTAVFANEPLLRIEAPLWQAQLVETYLLNAINYQTLIATRAARLRDVAGPEAKLLEFGTRRAFGPQAAVWAARAALAAGFDGTSNVLAALKLGRQPVGTIAHALVMAVSALEGSEDEAFAAFHRYFPGAPLLIDTYDTVAAARMLASRVNSGEMPLQGVRLDSGDLAALSKEVRSILPGVPIIASGDLDDREIAKLKSAGACIDGYGLGTKLVSGSPVNGVYKLVEIDGIPVMKEASGKVTYPGRKQIFRTVKDGEIISDCLGLTGEENHNFASRIPLMQLVVKEGKQVQEPESLEAIAKRTAAAVASLPAQTRQLNNPISPPVEISTDLQILTQKTQKTQKSH
- a CDS encoding diacylglycerol/polyprenol kinase family protein, which gives rise to MPTVWLQISLVGAWLGVILLVAEGLNRFTAVGAEVSRKVVHIGTGNVILLAWWLEIPGWVGIAAGFLAGAIALISYQVPILPSLNSINRKSLGTFFYAVTISVLVAWFWPLQHQEYAALGILVMTWGDGLAAVIGQKYGKHIYQVWGIQKSWEGSATMYLVSFAVSSLIFMGVQGNIWQTWAVSAVVAFVAATLESVSKLGIDNLTVPIASAAIAFFLNQFWLIGS
- a CDS encoding nicotinate-nucleotide adenylyltransferase, whose translation is MQKIALFGTSADPPTAGHKTILSWLSQHFDWVAVWASDNPFKSHQTSLEHRSAMLLLIIQEINSPRHNLCLHPELSSPRTLETVEQARLQWPDAELTMVIGSDLVGQLPRWYKFEQLLKEVELLIVPRPGYPSEKLDLWQLRRLGADVAIASLNAPNVSSTSYRETGDTEALTPTIEDYINREHLYAWHEAQKRAKVAH
- a CDS encoding glycosyltransferase family 2 protein → MPKISVCIPTCNRVHLLASAIASVLDQTYTDFELIVCDDGSTDSTALLMSEFVAGDRPIRYIRHPQHIGKSNNMRSGFAAARGEYFIKFDDDDRLSAQFLERTSAILDKDASIDFVSTDHWVIDLKNNIDENQTKLNSQRWGRTELSAGIIEDLLATVFVRQSLQIGATLFRRSALEDVGFLRPNWQNCEDNDLFVRLAIAGQKCYYLPELLMEYRLHAQQQGVDRAIPYLSDKLRYLTSYEFDSLKLETVRLQRMGETQLALGLRLIEVGETAKGRRMVRAGKSVSEAKMWAGLGLSLLPLKWRRRAFEVVRELLKV
- a CDS encoding type II toxin-antitoxin system YafQ family toxin is translated as MEVSFSSSFKRAFKKRIQGNIDLEARFWQKLELFTIEPFDPTLKTHKLSGKLNDFWSFTVDYDERVLFYFTKDGKAVFVDIGNHDQVY
- a CDS encoding NAD+ synthase; this encodes MKIAIAQLNPIIGDIFGNSNLILEAAKKAAVEGANLLLTPELSSIGYPPRDLLIDPSFIAAAGAQLQHLAQALPPQLAVIVGTAVPNPHAGKLGGKSLFNSAVLLQHGAVKQVFHKRLLPTYDVFDEDRYFEPGESSNYFTIGEFKIGVTICEDLWNNEEFWGKRSYAGDPVADLAKLGVDLVVNLSASPYAAGKRGVRSAMLQHSVIRCGLPIVYANQVGGNDDIIFDGSSFAVNRKGDLIQVLASFKSDFAVVEYDAVKQDLIGSGGNGQDAGCTTNLSFHPPLGDAEIWEALVLGVRDYVRKCGFSKVVLGLSGGIDSALVAAIASCAIGPENVLGVLMPSPYSSDHSVNDALELAKNLGIAIELLPIGDLMKTYDRTLADLFVNTTFGIAEENIQSRIRGNLLMAISNKFGHLLLSTGNKSEMSVGYCTLYGDMNGGLAVISDVPKTRVYSLCRWLNAGGYVGDVPLSSEREVIPVNIIDKAPSAELKPGQVDQDSLPAYDVLDDILQRLIEHHESVAETIAAGHDEAVVKRVVKLVRQAEFKRRQAAPGLKISDRAFGTGWRMPIAKSSSY
- a CDS encoding antibiotic biosynthesis monooxygenase, with translation MQYVLIIHEVENYPAWKKVFDNAASIRKEAGERSYQVLKYDNEPNKIVHFSAWTSTADARAFFESPALVKIREEAGVKAPEFIYLDQLESGVL
- a CDS encoding isochorismate synthase is translated as MNLSKSFGDAMRYVSEAAVRIFSPSDDNYPNSGVQPFEGKLSKNYKSKD
- a CDS encoding isochorismate lyase, translated to MMKDPDECANIQEVREEIDIIDREVIDALSKRFQYVIAAARFKTTEASVRAPDRFHAMLQQRREWASESGLNPDVVEKLYRDLVNHFIDEELKHYKSE
- a CDS encoding tetratricopeptide repeat protein is translated as MDELSVKALLEDLKNSDESVRDRATTELWRTWFNQKGEYGMQVLRRSQVSLDAGDVRHALDLLTKLIAEMPDFAEAWNRRAVLHYTQGNYKKSLHDCEAVLKLNPVHFGALHGLGLCYAAMGEYRNAIKAFRHALEIQPFALVNQKLILECTARLS
- a CDS encoding NUDIX domain-containing protein → MARGTKKSEGCSLADFKVGVDNVIFSVDTVQNRLLVLLVMRQDEPFIDTWSLPGTLVRHGESLENAAYRILSEKIRVKNLYLEQLYTFGEPGRDPREFTRGDRYLSVSYFALVRFDEAELIAGSVVAGVGHRVGGIAWYPVQQVPKLAFDHNQILEYGYRRLRNKLEYSPVAFEVLPELFTLSDLYQLYTTILGENFSDYSNFRARLLKLGFLCDTGVKVSRGAGRPASLYRFDAAAFAPLKNKPLVFI